DNA from Bradyrhizobium japonicum USDA 6:
AGACGTAGGCGTTATGGAAAGCCAGGGGTCAGAGCCGCTTCTTTTCCTGCTTTCGCCTTCATCACGTCCGCTTGAGTGCGATAGGCCTTTGCCAAGTTCAAGAGGCTCTCCGAGATTTCTGCATCAGCGGCCACTCTCGTTCGTCGCTCGGCTTTGTCGGCCTGCTTTCGCAGGAATCGATTTCCTTTGCCATGGCGGATGCCGCACGCGAATGAACATCGAGCTCTGGCTATCCTTCAACGTATCATGATATCGCGCTACCTCTGTTTCGCACAGATAGGCGAGGCGCCTTGCCCTGGGCGGGCCGACGCACTGCGATCGAAGTCAGCTTGCCTTCCTGTCGACGTGCTGGAAGGATGCTGGCGTAATCTGCGGCTCCTCGAGATCGAGCAGTGCGTCGATCACCTCCTGGAGACGGGAGGGACCCGGCAACAAGTTGCCCTTCGAGTGCTCCGTCTCGAGCTGATAGGCATCAAGAGCCCGGCGCCGCAGGATGTCGCGTTTTCGGGTCGGCGACAGATTGCTGTCCAGCAGCACGTGTTTCGGATCTGCGTAGCTCTCGGCAGGCTCAGCCCCAGGCCCGAACCCGTGACGGATCACCTCCGGTCCAAGTGTCCGCTCGATCCATTCAAGCCGCCGGCGACGCTGCCGGCTGGCGTCTCGGCCCTCAACCTCGGGATTGTCCGAAACCAGCCGCGGCTTCGATTCCTGCGCGAAGCCTTGCACCGTGTATTGCAGACCTTGGCGACGCGCATATGCGATGGCGGCTTCGGCGGACGGGAACGAAAGCTCGACCTGCGAAAGGGTGTCGTCGTCGCCGGTCCAGCCCATCAGGGGTTCGACAAACGGGGCCCCGCGGCGCTCGAAACGCAGCGTCCAGCGCTGGGCGCGCGCGCGTCCCGAAGTCATCGGCGAGGGGGTAGGCTTGTAGATCACGGCCTGCGCATCCGCCGGAAATACCGACTTCGTCACCGGCGCCTCTGCAACGGGCCGGCGCGCCGTAAACTCCGAATGAGCCGATAAAGGCGCGATGTTCATGAACGCCTCCTTCGAACCAGGCGGGCGGGAGCGAGGCTCCCGTCCGCTTCGTCTTACTTTCCGTTGATTGCGATCCTTTTCACCTTTCGCTCCGCCGTAGGTAACTTCGGCAGCGTGACGGTGAGGACTCCGTCCTTGAACGATGCGGCGACTTTATCCTGCTCGACGTCGTTGACGGGAATGCGCCGCTCGAAACGTCCGTAGTAGCGCTCGCTGAAGCGACGCTCCTTGTCTTCCGTTTCGCTCTTCTTCTCACCGCTGATCGTCAGCACGCCGTCGGCAAGTTCGACCTCGACGTCTTTCTGCTCGATACCGGGAAGCTCGGCGATAACCTTCACTTCCTTGTCGGTCTCGTTGAGCTCGACGCTGGGCCACCCCATCGTCGCCGGTGGGGCGAACCGGCCGATATCGACGCTACGGAATACGTCGTCGAATAGCCGATTCATCTCGCGATGCAGCGAGAGAAACGGGTTGTCTCCCTCGGTGCGTCGCGCAGGTACATTGCGTGAGCCGTTGTTCCATGGAATGAGTTCGCGTAGTGCCATTTGTGGTCCTCCTTTTCTTGGGTTTGGTCAGTCAATCGACCAGCAGTCCGCAGCGCGGACCAAGCCGCGCAAGCGGTTCGCTGTGCAGCCAGCCGGTGTCAGGCCGCCTGCGTCCGACCGCTCTTCTGGTGGTCGTTGCCGGCAACATCGATCGCGATTTGACGCGGCTTCAGCGCCTCCGGCACTTCCCGAGCCAGGGCAATCCTGAGCAGGCCGTCTTCGAACGTCGCGTCCTTGACCTGGACGTAGTCGGCCAGGTTGAATACGCGCCGGAAGGGCCGGACGGAGATTCCCCGATACAGGTAGTCGCGTTCATCCTCGTTGGCCTTGCGGCCTTCGACCGTGAGCGTCGAGCGCTCTGCGGTGATCGCCACGTCGTCCGGGGTGAAGCCGACCAGCGCCAGCGAAATCCGGTACTGGTCCTCGCTGGTGCGCTCGATATCGTACGGCGGGTAAGTGTCGCCGTCGTCTACCGTGTCGTTCACCAGGTCTAAGAGGCGGTCGAACCCGATGGTCGAACGCCAGAAGGGTGATAGATCGTAGGTTCTCATAACCACATCCTCCTCTGAGCAATATGGATAGGAGCAACATCGGGGTTCTCTCCGATGGCCTCTGCCGGACCCGACGAGGCATCCGGCGCCACGCTGCGCGTAGCTGCACAAAAACTAGGATGCGGCGATTTTGTTTCAAGAGGATGTAGGATTCGAAAAGCGACTAGCCGACGGACCGGTCGTGCCACGCGAAGCCTCCTAGAAAGTCGAACGTCGCCGCGTCAGTCGACGACGGGCAAAGACTTGCGGGCCTCATGTCTCGCCTCCGAATCCCCCGGGGCTGCTTGTGGCGCTGCGGAAACCCGTTGACCAGACGGCCCGGGCTGGCTGGAAATTTTTCGGACCCCTTGAAACCAAAACCGGTTTTTATAATTTTCCAGTCGCCACCGCAGGGTGGTCCGGGCGCCTGATGGGCCCGGGAAACCAGAGACGGGCACCGGTCGTGTCCGGTGCCGCTCGTACCCATTTTGCTCTTTGGAGGATCTGGCTATGCGCAGTTACGACTTCTCTCCCCTTTGGCGTTCGACCATCGGTTTCGACCGCCTCTTCGACCTCGCGGAATCCGCCCAGCGCGCGACCGAGGACAACTATCCGCCCTACAACATCGAACGGCTCGGCGAAGACAGCTACCAAATCTCGCTGGCGGTGGCCGGCTTCTCGCCCGACGAAATCTCGATCACGGCCGAGCAGAACGTCGTGACGATCGAAGGCAACAAGCCCGAAAAGGCCGAGCGCGAGTTCCTGTACCGTGGCATCTCGACCCGGCACTTCAAGCGGCAGTTCAACCTGGCCGACTACGTCCAGGTCAAGAGCGCCTCGTTCGACAACGGGCTGCTGAAGATCGAGCTGGTCCGGGAAATCCCCGAGGCCATGAAGCCGCGGCGGATCGCCATCAACGGCAGCAACGTCCATCAGATCGAAGCCAAGGCGGCTTGAGCGAATACCCTGCGGCGGCCCGGCCTCGTTGTGTCGGGCTGCCGCCCACACTCGTCTAGAATGGAGGAAAACATGCGGCCGACGACCGCCACCCACGGCAACGTTTTCGACTTCCACGCGCTGCTGCACCCCGGTACCGTCTTCGAGCATCCCAAGGACGTGGTATCGCATCCGGATCTGACGCTGGCCGAGAAGCGGGCGATCCTTGCCTCCTGGGCTTCCGACGCTTCAGCAATCGCCTCATGTCCCGCGTTGCGGGCTCCGGAAGGACTGAAGGCGCCCGTAAGCATTGACGTCATCCTTGAGGCGTTATGTGAACTCGATGGCGGCCCGCGCAACCCGCCTGGTGGCACACCAAAGCGCCGGTTCTCAACGGCGCGGGCGCTGGCAGCTTGAGGAGAGATCGCATGGACGATATCCAGTTACCTCGTCACGTGATCGACCGTCTGGAGCATCGCTGGGCGAACCGGCTGCAGCAGGGCGCGAAGGCCTGGAGCGGCGAGAGGGGCAGTTCGGTCCGGTTACGCCATGTGCAGTCCTACGGTCCGCGAGACATCCCTGTCACCGTCAGACGTGCTCGCCGTGCTGCGGATGCGCCGAGGTACGAATAGAATCGCAAGACTTCGAAAGCGATGGATGACCCATACGATCTAGTGCTGGGCATGTTTGCTTTGGCGATCGCTGCCGTCATGCTGGTGAAGCGGATCGCGATCAACGGCAAGTGAGGAAGGATCGGGCGCAAGCCCACGGTCCAGCCCGGGCCGATCTGCGCAGCCAGTTCGAGCTGAAGGCTTGATCGTCAATCCCGGCCTTCACCGGCCGCAGGGCAACGCTCGCCACTTTTTCTGCCCAGCCACTGCGTTGGCCCGAAAAGATTCGGCATGCTGGGCGGGAAGGGGCCAGTCCGGCCCGCATAGGCCGGCAACTGGGGTGGCATCATGCAGGGCGCTGGTCCTTCTAATCAGGAGGACATTCCGGGCAGGTGTCACCGATCGAGTTCAGTACGTCGCGAACCTCGGCTGCCGCTTCATCGGGGGAGACCCCTGCTGGCGGGTCTTCACGGGCGATATCGATCGCTCGCTCCCATGCATGCGGATCAGCGCGGTCCTGCATCCAACCGTGCTCCTGGCATTCGCGGATGGCGCCAGCGTTCTGAAGCACGTCAATCGCCCATCCGCGCATAGTCCGGATCGCCGGCCTTCGCTCCCTTTTCATCAGCATCGAAATAGCTCCTGACGGCGAATCATTTTGTCCGCTATTCGTTCCGTCTGCTAGCACATGGCAGGGATTCGCAAGGGTGAGAGCTCGAGTTTTGGAGTGTAATGCGCCCCGCGAACTGCTCGCTTCAGGTTACACGCTTGAAGTGAACGGCACACTGAAGGCCGCATTTGCGGTCAGGGAAGGCGCCACGGCAAGAAGCTGTGAAAACGTTTCTAAATGCTTCAGGGACGCGCAGAGCAAAGTTCGCGAGGGGTCCCAGTGCCTGAACTTGGTTTTCTTGGCTTTCGTTTGGGCGCGTGCGGCAAGTGCCGCACCGGGCTTATATGAGCTGAGTCAAGGGCGGCCGGCCCCGGGGACTCGGAGGCTGTCATCGTCCGCTGCTGGCGAATGATACCGGAACGGGTAGTAGCGGATTATAGGCACTTCCTTTTTTGTAAGTGAGCAATATTGACCAGCCGGAATGAGCCACACGGCCTATGGTCTGCCATGCTGATTTATTGCTTCTCCGTTCGCAACGCCGATGGAAGCTATCGTGAGGCCACCGGACAGATCACTCTGACCGACGACAATGCTGCGCGAGCTTTCGGCAAGGCGATGATGCGAGACATGATGCGTGGCGGCGCCCCGCGATATGCAGGCTGGACCCTGGATGTTGTCGAGGGCGCACGTTCAGCTTGCCGTCTCCACTTTCCCTCGGAACCAATCCGGTCCGCCGCACTTAAATAGCTTGGGATGAGGTGTGCTGTGGGAATTTCCGCGACCAAGTGACCCGTCGTTCTTATCGTCGAAGATGACTATTTGCTCCGAATGAACGCCGCAGAAATGATTAGTGACGCCGGTTTCGACGTTATTGACGCTTGCAACCCTGACGAAGCAATTGCAATTCTCGAAACCCGTCCGGACATTCACGTCGTCTTTACTGACATCCAAATGCCCGGCTCAATGGATGGCCTCAAGCTCGCCAGATTTGTTAGGGGCCGATGGCCGCCGATCAAGATCGTCGCGACCTCCGGCTTCGTCAACGTTGGGAAAGACGACTTGCCGGAAGGCAGTCGCTTCCTGCCAAAGCCCTACAGCCCAGAGCAAATCGTTGCGACGCTTCGTGAATTGACCGCAACCGCGTGAGCCGCGGTCGCGAATGCCCCTCAACGGACATCGCTTGCCGCGGAAGGCCGGGATTTCTGACGCTACTTTGCGTCTGCATCGTCGCTCTGCGGCCGCTTGCGGATCAGACCGAGCCAGCCTTGTACGATCTGCAGCCACCGGGCCCGATCCATCTCGCTGGTTGACCGGTCGGCCTCTTTCTGGGCTTCTGCCGCCTTCTCTCGATACTCGTCGTCACGGGTCATGCAAAGACATGCGTGCCGCGTTGATGTTGTTCCTCAGCCCAGTCCATCTAGCCGGGCGAGTCAGGGCTCTTGAATCGTTCGATGAGCCGGTCGAGTTCCCAGAGTTCTACGTCGAAACCGTCCACCAGCAACTTTGCCTTTGCTCTGGCTTGCGCCTCGTCCGGGCAATCGAGATCAACACGGAACTGGACGTGTCCGTCCGGGCTAAGGATGTAGGCCCGATAGTCAGCCATTGAAACCGCTCATCCTATCGGAGGGTTTCAGTTTCGGAGGAGCCGAACTGTTTCATGGCATGCTCCACTTCATCGGCGAGCCGGCTAAGGTGAGCATGCAGTCGATCGAACACGTCTCGTTTTCCCTGATCGGTGGCAAGGTCTCGGATCAGCGCAGCCTCGGCTGCGTCGTTTCGAAGCTTCTCGATGCAGGCGACGTAATCCTTCATGTTTCCCTGTTCGCTAAGATGGCCTCAATGCTTTGTCGGTTTTTCGATAATCTCGACGTTGGCACGGAGGCCCGACCGGTGAAGCTTCAGCAGCCCCTGCGCCAACTGCCGCAGATCGTTGCGAGCGGCCCCGATGGGGAGTTTGCGCGCCCGTCGAAGGGCATCTGCCGCATGAACGATCAGAGGCGCTTTCAGTTTCCGGTCGCTCATTTTGGCGTCTGCAAGCCGGGGGAATGCAGCCAATCGCTGACATGGGCGGCCGTCTCGGCCTGTCGGGCTCGTCGGAGAAGCAGCTCCCGTGACAGGCTGCCAGGCGGTTCTCTTTCGGCCGCTTCCCTGAATTTTTTGGCCTCTGCCGCCAATCGCTCTTCAAATGTCGATGTGTGTTTGACACGCCGGCGCACCTTGACCATGGCAAACCCCTATCCAAAACGCCTCCCGGCGATTTTTAAATCTCCCGCAGCAATGGCGTCTGTCCGGTGTCAGACTCAAATCAAAATGGGTATCCGTTTTCGAGTCGTCCCGCGCCATCGATCAGGGAGACCAAGAGAAGGCGCAATTGTGCACCGCATCCAGAACAGGGACGCCCACGCCAACCAACGCAACAGTCGCTGAAATAAGAAAAGATGCCGCTAAGTCATATTCTGACAGAACCCGACCCTTTTTCGTGCCAGTGTTGGTCATTGCCGACCACGATCCATGGGCGTCGGTAACTGAGAGTTCTTGCACTCCCGCCTGTCAAACGGGAGCGCAGAGATGCTGCACGCCAACGCATTTTTGGCCGCCCTGTCGCCGAGCGACACAGCCGCCCTCAGGCCTCACCTCAAGGCAACTCATCTGCAGCAAAAGACGGTGCTGTATGAAGCCGGCGACCTGATCAAGGCCGTCTACTTTCCCATCAACGCCGTCGTGTCCCTTGTTGTCTCCCTCGCGACCGGTGAAATGACCGAAGCCGCCATGGTAGGCAGGGATGGCGCGATCGGCATGGCGTCCGCGCTGGATGGAAAAATCGCTCTGAGCCGGGCCATTGTGCAATTGGGCGGCGATGCGATGGTTTGTGACCCCGCAGCATTCAGGGGCGCGGCGATGCAATCGGAGTCCCTGATTGCCAGGGTCATGCGACATGAGCAGGCCCTGTTTGCACAAGCGCAACAATCAACGGCTTGCATGGCACATCACGAAGTCGATGCCCGGCTTTGCCGCTGGTTATTGCGCGCCCGCGACTTGTCGGGGAGCGATCAGCTGCCGTTCACGCAGGAATTTTTGGCTGAGATGCTAGGCGTCCGGCGCACGAGCGTGACTGCAGTGGCGCGCACCCTTCAGGAAGCCGGGATGGTCAAGTACACCCGCGGAAAAATCGAAATCTTGGATGTTGAGGGTTTACGCGAAGGCTCCTGTGAGTGCCACGAAACGATCAACGAGCAATATGGTCAATTGCTGAGCTGAAGCCTCGCGCAGGCTGTCAAGCATCAAGTAGCGACAATAGGAGCCCGAAGCGGGCACGGCAGAAGCCGTGGCCCATGTCGGCCTGCGGCACATAGAGACGCTTTTGCCACTCAGTTAACTTCCACTTCCGATCAAAGCGGACATACTTCTCGACGGCGCTCAGTCGCGGTCGAATAGATGGGGCGACCCCCGCGCCAGGCGGGGTCGCGGCCAAGCGACCGCTCAACCGAGCCCGCAAGCGGTCTCGGCCCATTCGGGTCACGATCGCTCCGCCAAGAAGACGGCAGCGTACGCCTAGCCTGCTTCCATAACGCGAACAATCAGGACTGGAGCCGTTGTCCCGCCTGCATGCTGCACCGTGGCAGCCGCATCAACTTATATCCGGTCGAGCGCCAGCGGCTCGTACCAAAATCCTGCATACTCGTGGCGGTTAAATGAGTTTGGCCCGCGCTTCCGGGCCAATGCCGGGACGGATGTGTGACTGAGGATGCCGGGTTGGCCTTATCAGCCGTACGAGAGATGAGTCCCATCCATCTTGGAGCTGGCACCTGTCGGAACCTTGCCGGTTTCGACGTATCTCCAGAGAGCGATCACTAGCTTGCGCGCGAGCGCGATGATCATAATGCGCCGGACGCGACCCTTTAGGTCTCCGACACGCCTGTAATACCAGAGAGACAGTTCGCTTTTCGATTGGTACCTGAGCCACAGCCAAGCCATTTGCACGGCGATCACACGGGCTCGTGTGTTGCCGGCTTTATTGATTCCCTGGTCGTGTTTGGTGTCTCCACTGTCGTAGGGTGCCGGCGTCAAGCCGACATAGCTGGCGACTTGCCGGCGGTTCTGGAACGGTCGATAGAAGACTTCCCGCGTGAGCACTGTGGCAAACTCGGCGCCGATACCGTGCAGCTTGACGAGCTGGCGCAACTTTTCGGTGCAAGCGTCCCCTGATGGTTCGCTCCCTTTGACGAGCCTGTCACGTTCGGCTTCGACCTCCCGGACTTGCTCGGCGACTACCTTGAGCCGCTTCCATTCGCGCTCGATCTCGATCTTCAGCCGCGCCGGAATCGGCCGACCATCGCCGGTCCGCATCTTGTCAAGACGCTCACACCACTTTCCATCCGTGATCCGGAGCGCCCGAATGCCATGCGTTATCAAAAGAGCCTTGATTCTGTTCAAATGGCCAGTACGTTCGCGCACGAGTCGCTGCCGCTCGCGATGGAGGCGCCGCGCATCCTCTTCTTCGGGCGTTGGCGCCCGGACCACGCGACAGCTTTGCGGATCGCCTTGCACGAAGCCAACAATTGCCCTGAGCAGACGTTTCGCGTCGATATTATCTGTCTTGATATGCTTGGCGCGACGATCGATCGGAAGACTCGCCGGGTCGAGGACGTGGTTCTCGATGCCGTGGTTGACGAGCACCCTATGCAACCAGAACCCGTCGTAGCCTGCCTCATAGCAGCATACCGTCCGCACCCGGCTGACGTCCTTGTCTTGAAGCTTCGCTCGCAGGCGACCGATAAGCTCAAGCAAACGCTTCGTGTCCCCGCCCGGTATCGCATGCACGCTAATCTTGTCGCCAAGCCGCGGTGCCAACGTCGCCACCAGCCAGGTCGAGCGGCTCAACTCCATGGCCAGAAATAGCGTATTCTTGAAGCCTTCGGGCTCTACTTTCACGGTGAAATCGGTCTGACCGTTCATGGTCACCTCCCTGTGTCAGCGAATCAGAAGCGCCTATTGGAGCACTCTTACCTGCTGCATAGGATCTCTCGTGAACCGAGCCGCAAGGCGTCTCGGCCATCCGGCTTCGATCCCTCGCGCGATCATGAGTCGCTCGCCGGAGGCACTCGCCCTCGGTCCCGCCGTCATTTTCATTCCGGCGTCGCTATCACTGCCCTTCGTTCGGGTGCCTTTTTAACCGGTCTCGCGACTGCACTCGGTCGCGGGTCCCGCCGTCATTTCATGCCGGCGTCGCTATCACTGCCCCGCGCGCCGGGTGCCTTTGCCTTCGCTTCGCGCCCTTCGGGCTTCCGTCACCTATGCGAAGGTGGCTGCGCTGCCGCGAAAACCATTTTCTCAGAGAATTGCGGCGTCACCCTCGCTGAAAGTGGGGCGGCATCGATCCTTCGCGCAAGAGCAGATCATGCCCCTCGCCGGGCAGAAACGAAAAACCGGACCTTTATGCAGTAGCTAGCTGCACAAAGGGCCGGCCTTATGTTGCCTTGCCGCGCTAGAGAAACGGCTGCAAAGATCAGATCCTTTGGACAGGTTCGCTTTGCGTCCGGGTTGCGGCGACCCGCAGGCGGCAATCTCTCAGTCGCGGATACGACTACTTCTTTTTCTTTGAAGTCTTCTTTGCCACCTTCTTGGTGGCTGCCTTGGCGGTCTTCTTTGCCTTCTTCGCTTTCTTGGCCATGTCGTCCTCAGTAAAAATTGGCTCAGTGAACATGCGCACGCCGTGAATCGACATGCGCAACATTGAGACGATATCACAAATGCAAAATTGATACCAACGAGTGGTGAGATCGCTCTTGAGCCGCTCGCTGGGCTTTCATCCTGACGCCAAGACGCCGCGCGACCGCGAATCCGCTTCTCAAAGGCGCGCGGCGTCACCGTCACTTAGAGTGAGAGTGCGGGCCGGGTCTGCCGCGCCGGGTTGAAGATCGGAGGAGAGGCTTCCGGCGCCCGTCGCGGAGGACCGCGATGTCTGGACATACCGCCCGAGTTCGTGCCGGCAACGACCGCGCGAGCCTTTACACCGAAATCACCGACAAGATCATCGCCGAGCTGGAGGCCGGCCGTGTTCCGTGGGTTCAGCCATGGGGGACTTCGGCGATCAAGGCGCCGCTCGCGATGCCGCGCAACGCTTTCACGCTACGCCGATATTCCGGGATTAACGTGCTGATCCTCTGGGGTTCTGTCATCGAGCACGGTTTTTCCGGACAGAGCTGGCTCACTTTTCGCCAGGCGCTCGGGCTTGGCGGCCATGTCAGGAAGGGCGAGCGGGGAACGACCGTCGTCTATGCCGATCGCTTCACCCCGGACGACGAACGTCGGCGCGCCGCGGAGGCCGGTGAAGAGCCGGGTGCCATCGCGTTTCTTAAGCGATTTACGGTCTTCAACACGGACCAGTGCGATGGCTTGCCCAAGGAGATTGCTGCTTCGGTCGTCCCGCCCCCGCCAGATCAGATTGAGCCCCGAGCCGAGGCGCTGATCGCCGCGACCGGTGCGGATTTCCGCATCGGCGGTGCACGCGCTTACTACAACACGACGGGCGACTTCGTGCAGGTGCCGCCGCCGGCTGCATATTTCGAGCCGATCAATTGGCACCGAACCGCATTTCATGAACTCGGTCATTGGACCGGCCATGCGTCCCGCCTCAACCGCGACCACTCGGGTTCGTTCGGCTCAAAATCGTACGCGCGCGAAGAGCTGGTCGCCGAAATGGCCGGTGCCTTCGTTTGTGCCTCGCTCGGCATAGTGCCGACCGTGCGCCACGCCGACTACATCGGTTCCTGGCTGGAGGTTCTGCGCGAGGATAATCGCGCCGTCGTGCGCGCCGCGAGCGCGGCATCGAAAGCCGCCGATTTCCTGCTCGCTTTTCTGCCGCCCGCGATCGATTCTGTCATTGAGGGCAAAGAGGAGGCCGCGTGATGCATCCGCCCGCCGTTTCAGCTTCAGTTGGTGCTGCGCCTCAGAGAGTGAGAGGCGCGCCGGCTTGTCTGTGACGGGTAGGAGGTCGAGAGAGAATCTTTCGGCCGCCCGTCGTGGAGAATCCGACATGGCAAGCGTTCAGAAAATCAAACTCAGTCCCTCCCGCGATATTCCCTTCAACAAATTGGTCTTGAGCCAGTCCAACGTCCGCCGCGTGAAGGCCGGCGTCTCGATCGAGCAACTGGCGGAAAGCATCGCTCAGCGCACACTGCTACAAAGTCTGAGCGTTCGCGCGGTCGTCGATGTCGACGGCCAGGAAACCGGCATGTTCGAGGTGCCGGCCGGTGGACGCCGCTACCGCGCGCTGGAACTGCTGGTTCAGCAGAAGCGTATGGCGAAGACGCAACCTGTCCCCTGCATTATCAGGGATGGCGGCATCGCCGAGGACGATTCCCTCGCCGAGAATGACGAGCGAGTCGGCCTGCATCCACTCGATCAGTTCCGCGCGTTCAAGGTACTGCGTGACGGTGGCATGAGTGAAGAGGATATCGCCGCGCGGCACTTCGTCTCGCCGGCGATCGTCAAGCAGCGCCTGCGTCTGGCGTCAGTGTCGCCGAAGCTGCACGACGTCTATGCCGACGATGGCATGACGCTCGAACAGTTGATGGCCTTCTCGGTCACGGCCGACCAGGCGCGTCAGGAGCAGGCCTGGGACAATGTCAGCAGATCCGGCAACGACGAGCCATATCAGATCCGGCGGATGCTGACGGAGAACACCGTGCGCGCTTCCGACCGTCGCGCCCAGTTCGTCGGGCTGGATATCTACGAGCAGGCCGGCGGTACCGTGCTACGGGATTTGTTCGCACACGACGATGGCGGCTGGTTGCAGGATGTGCCGCTGCTCGATCGTCTCGCCGCCGAGAAGCTGAAGGCCGAGGCCGAGACGATCGCGGCCGAAGGCTGGAAGTGGATCGCGGTGGCAGTCGACTTCCCCTACGGCCACACTAACGGGTTGCGCGAGATTGAGGGCGAACCGGTTGATCTGACGGAGGAGGAGCGGGCGACGCTTGACGCCCTCAATACCGAGCACGCCAAGATCGAGGAGGATTACCAGGACGCCGACGAACTGCCGGACGAGATTGATCAGCGCCTTGGAGAAATCGAGGCGGCGCGGTCCGTTCTGGAATCTCGATCGCTTGTCTACGATCCGGCCCAGATCACCCGTGCAGGCGTCTTCGTCAGCATCGATGCCGAGGGTTTACTGTCGATCGCCCGTGGCTACGTGCGACCGGAAGACGAGGCGCCCGTGACCGTCGAGCCTGAAAGCGAAGTACAAGGCGACGGAGAGACCAACGATGACCGGCCCACGACCAATGGTGTGGTCCAACGCGCGGTCATCACTGTCGGCGGCGCGCCAACTGAACCCGTCGAGGAGGACGACGACGACACGGTCAAGCCGCTGCCGGATCGGCTCATCACCGAATTGACCGCACATCGCACACTTGCGTTGCGCAATGCGCTGGCGAACGATCCGGCCGTCGCCTTTCAGGCGGTGCTGCACAATTTCGTGTTGGCGACCTTCTACCGCTTCTCGTCGTCGGGCGGCTGCCTGGAAATCGCCATCCGGACCCCGACATTCCCTGCTCAAGCGCCCGGCT
Protein-coding regions in this window:
- a CDS encoding ETC complex I subunit encodes the protein MNIAPLSAHSEFTARRPVAEAPVTKSVFPADAQAVIYKPTPSPMTSGRARAQRWTLRFERRGAPFVEPLMGWTGDDDTLSQVELSFPSAEAAIAYARRQGLQYTVQGFAQESKPRLVSDNPEVEGRDASRQRRRRLEWIERTLGPEVIRHGFGPGAEPAESYADPKHVLLDSNLSPTRKRDILRRRALDAYQLETEHSKGNLLPGPSRLQEVIDALLDLEEPQITPASFQHVDRKAS
- a CDS encoding Hsp20/alpha crystallin family protein; this encodes MALRELIPWNNGSRNVPARRTEGDNPFLSLHREMNRLFDDVFRSVDIGRFAPPATMGWPSVELNETDKEVKVIAELPGIEQKDVEVELADGVLTISGEKKSETEDKERRFSERYYGRFERRIPVNDVEQDKVAASFKDGVLTVTLPKLPTAERKVKRIAINGK
- the hspE gene encoding small heat shock protein HspE produces the protein MRTYDLSPFWRSTIGFDRLLDLVNDTVDDGDTYPPYDIERTSEDQYRISLALVGFTPDDVAITAERSTLTVEGRKANEDERDYLYRGISVRPFRRVFNLADYVQVKDATFEDGLLRIALAREVPEALKPRQIAIDVAGNDHQKSGRTQAA
- the hspD gene encoding small heat shock protein HspD, with translation MRSYDFSPLWRSTIGFDRLFDLAESAQRATEDNYPPYNIERLGEDSYQISLAVAGFSPDEISITAEQNVVTIEGNKPEKAEREFLYRGISTRHFKRQFNLADYVQVKSASFDNGLLKIELVREIPEAMKPRRIAINGSNVHQIEAKAA
- a CDS encoding DUF6894 family protein, producing MLIYCFSVRNADGSYREATGQITLTDDNAARAFGKAMMRDMMRGGAPRYAGWTLDVVEGARSACRLHFPSEPIRSAALK
- a CDS encoding response regulator is translated as MVEDDYLLRMNAAEMISDAGFDVIDACNPDEAIAILETRPDIHVVFTDIQMPGSMDGLKLARFVRGRWPPIKIVATSGFVNVGKDDLPEGSRFLPKPYSPEQIVATLRELTATA
- a CDS encoding Crp/Fnr family transcriptional regulator, with the protein product MLHANAFLAALSPSDTAALRPHLKATHLQQKTVLYEAGDLIKAVYFPINAVVSLVVSLATGEMTEAAMVGRDGAIGMASALDGKIALSRAIVQLGGDAMVCDPAAFRGAAMQSESLIARVMRHEQALFAQAQQSTACMAHHEVDARLCRWLLRARDLSGSDQLPFTQEFLAEMLGVRRTSVTAVARTLQEAGMVKYTRGKIEILDVEGLREGSCECHETINEQYGQLLS
- a CDS encoding IS110 family transposase, coding for MNGQTDFTVKVEPEGFKNTLFLAMELSRSTWLVATLAPRLGDKISVHAIPGGDTKRLLELIGRLRAKLQDKDVSRVRTVCCYEAGYDGFWLHRVLVNHGIENHVLDPASLPIDRRAKHIKTDNIDAKRLLRAIVGFVQGDPQSCRVVRAPTPEEEDARRLHRERQRLVRERTGHLNRIKALLITHGIRALRITDGKWCERLDKMRTGDGRPIPARLKIEIEREWKRLKVVAEQVREVEAERDRLVKGSEPSGDACTEKLRQLVKLHGIGAEFATVLTREVFYRPFQNRRQVASYVGLTPAPYDSGDTKHDQGINKAGNTRARVIAVQMAWLWLRYQSKSELSLWYYRRVGDLKGRVRRIMIIALARKLVIALWRYVETGKVPTGASSKMDGTHLSYG
- a CDS encoding ArdC family protein: MSGHTARVRAGNDRASLYTEITDKIIAELEAGRVPWVQPWGTSAIKAPLAMPRNAFTLRRYSGINVLILWGSVIEHGFSGQSWLTFRQALGLGGHVRKGERGTTVVYADRFTPDDERRRAAEAGEEPGAIAFLKRFTVFNTDQCDGLPKEIAASVVPPPPDQIEPRAEALIAATGADFRIGGARAYYNTTGDFVQVPPPAAYFEPINWHRTAFHELGHWTGHASRLNRDHSGSFGSKSYAREELVAEMAGAFVCASLGIVPTVRHADYIGSWLEVLREDNRAVVRAASAASKAADFLLAFLPPAIDSVIEGKEEAA
- a CDS encoding ParB/RepB/Spo0J family partition protein: MASVQKIKLSPSRDIPFNKLVLSQSNVRRVKAGVSIEQLAESIAQRTLLQSLSVRAVVDVDGQETGMFEVPAGGRRYRALELLVQQKRMAKTQPVPCIIRDGGIAEDDSLAENDERVGLHPLDQFRAFKVLRDGGMSEEDIAARHFVSPAIVKQRLRLASVSPKLHDVYADDGMTLEQLMAFSVTADQARQEQAWDNVSRSGNDEPYQIRRMLTENTVRASDRRAQFVGLDIYEQAGGTVLRDLFAHDDGGWLQDVPLLDRLAAEKLKAEAETIAAEGWKWIAVAVDFPYGHTNGLREIEGEPVDLTEEERATLDALNTEHAKIEEDYQDADELPDEIDQRLGEIEAARSVLESRSLVYDPAQITRAGVFVSIDAEGLLSIARGYVRPEDEAPVTVEPESEVQGDGETNDDRPTTNGVVQRAVITVGGAPTEPVEEDDDDTVKPLPDRLITELTAHRTLALRNALANDPAVAFQAVLHNFVLATFYRFSSSGGCLEIAIRTPTFPAQAPGLKESASAEAIDGRHDGWKARLPKDEADLWNVLTAFDGKEQAALFAHCASSAVNALYESANRYNEGRVSANGIRRRLDHANVLARAVGLDMAAVGWKPTVDNYLGRVTKPHILEAVRDAKGEQSVQLIDHLKKVDMAREAERLLEGTGWLPEPLRLEEVGTVGEPAADHEALPEFLAAGEDEAGTEADEDRPHIIAAE